GGCGGGAATGCCGAGTTTGCTTTGCTTGATACTTCCGCGCTTCACTACTATTCCGCAGTAAACGTAAAAATGCCTTGCAATCAGCTTGGCGATACGTTTGAAATGCAGTTGCTCACCGAAAGCGTTTTGGACGAAACGCGCTATAAAGAAACGGTAGAAGAAATTTTTGAGTATTACGTACAAAAAGATTTTGCCGACGACGTTGCAAAAGTGGTTTTATTTACGGTCGCCGCGATGAAAGACTCTTCGTATTTTGGTAGAACTATTAGGGCGCTGTTTGAAAATACAAAAACTGTTGATGAAAAGATAGAAGTTGTATTAAAACTGAATAACGCCTTTACCAAGAATGTCGAGTGGCAAAACTATTTTGTATCGACGGCAAAAGAATTGTTTGAAGAAAGCGCAAGTGAAATAAAAATCGATAATGCGATTTATAAATCGTCGGTGTTGAATCCGCTCAGAAAAGCACTTAGGATAAACGACTTTGAATACGTTTCCGCCTTTGCAAAAGAAATGAAACAAACGGAAGACGACGATATTGTTTATGAAGCGCTTTTAAGTGCAGGTTTTACCGTTGACGCCGTTTTAAGCGTTGTTAACGTGGTTGCGGATTTTGCCGAGAAAGTTGTAAACAACGAAGAAATTTACTCGGATTCCGATCTCGGCAACGCTTTTAATAACGTTAAACGGAATTTGTGGAAACTGAACAATATGCTCGGTGTAGAGAGCCTTTCGGAGTATACGCTTAAAGACGATTATAACGAAGATGAATTTTTCAATGCTTACGCCACGCTTAATTCGGAGTTGAAATCGGTGACAAAATACGAGAAATATGCGCCTAAATCCTATGCCGCAATCAGAAAGTTTATAGAGATTTACGAGCCGATTCACGATTTGTTGTCTATTGAGCGCAGCGCGTCTTCTCATCCCGAAAAAATTACTAAAAAATACGTTGACGAGCAGATTGCACGCGGCAAATATAAAGACGTAATTTGCGATTTATTCGTAAAACTGCAATACGATTTAAGAGATATGCTTAACGCCGAACCTATGACGTCTGCACACGATTTACTCGTTATGGCAAAAGATAAAGGCATTCTCGACGGCAAGCAAGAATCCGCATTACATAAACTTCGTATGTGCAGAAACGGATTGCAACATCCGGAAAAGTCGCAAATACGTTTCTATAAAGAAACGATTGAAATTTGGCGCGATATAGTATTTTCAGTAAAGGGGGAACGCAAATGAGCCATCAGGTACAAATAGACTACGAGGCGATAGCGATAAGATGCGAAAGCATTTGCGAAGTTGACGAAAAGCAGATCGCCGAACTCGATCAGATACTTTCTGGCATAGAAAACGGCTCGCAAAGCTTACAGAATAGTCAGACGGCGGCATTACAACAATTGATTGTAGAAGAACGAGATTCTCTCGCTGGAAAAATCGAAAACTTAAAAGCGCAGGCAAAAGAAGTAGCGAAAAAAGGTGTTGTAAGCGGTGATAGCGACAGATTAAGACTGAATTCTGCCGATAACGTGGATAAAGCGGCGCAAGAGTTGCAAAATCAAGTAAACGAGTTAGCTGCTAAGAGATTAGTCGAAATGCGTGCGCTTTATCAAGGTTTACTTGAAAGCAGTATCGAAGAAAATCAAAAAAGATTGAGAAAAAAAGCAAACGGAGTCGTTACAATCCCCGCCGAGATCCAAAAGCTTCTCGATTCCATTCAGGACGAAACGGAAAGGCAGTTTGCTTACTTTGCATATTTGAAAAACGATACGCTTTCGGGCGATGATCTAATCAGAGCGGGCAGAGAACTCAAAAACGAAACTTATGAATCGCGTATCGAAAAAGAGCGTGAAAAGATTCGCCGCGAACTTGAAGCCGCACGACTTGAAAAGACTATCATCGATAAAGTCGTAACCGAGAACAAAACGCTTTCCGAAATAAGATCGGTGGCAACAGAAGAAATCGTAGGCGAAAAAATCCGTCAGAAGTCGTTGAAAATCATAATGTCGGCGATAACCGCCCGCGGATTTATCGTGGATAAAAAGAATATAAAAATCAAACGCGACACAAACGAAGTGATTTTGGTCGGGCTGAAAGCAAGCGGCGAAAAGGCGGAATTCCACGTGTTTCTGGACGGTAAATTTATTTACGACTTCCGTGGATACGAAGGACAGGCGTGCCAAAAGGATATACAGCCTTTTCTGAACGATTTAGAAGAAGTTTATGGTTTACACGTTACCAAAACGCAGGAAATATGGAGCAATCCCGATAAAATATCGTCAATGAAGTACCAAACGGTAAAAACGAACACAAAT
This is a stretch of genomic DNA from Firmicutes bacterium CAG:345. It encodes these proteins:
- a CDS encoding unknown (no significant homology to UniProt); translated protein: MQLLTESVLDETRYKETVEEIFEYYVQKDFADDVAKVVLFTVAAMKDSSYFGRTIRALFENTKTVDEKIEVVLKLNNAFTKNVEWQNYFVSTAKELFEESASEIKIDNAIYKSSVLNPLRKALRINDFEYVSAFAKEMKQTEDDDIVYEALLSAGFTVDAVLSVVNVVADFAEKVVNNEEIYSDSDLGNAFNNVKRNLWKLNNMLGVESLSEYTLKDDYNEDEFFNAYATLNSELKSVTKYEKYAPKSYAAIRKFIEIYEPIHDLLSIERSASSHPEKITKKYVDEQIARGKYKDVICDLFVKLQYDLRDMLNAEPMTSAHDLLVMAKDKGILDGKQESALHKLRMCRNGLQHPEKSQIRFYKETIEIWRDIVFSVKGERK
- a CDS encoding putative uncharacterized protein (product inferred by homology to UniProt); this translates as MSHQVQIDYEAIAIRCESICEVDEKQIAELDQILSGIENGSQSLQNSQTAALQQLIVEERDSLAGKIENLKAQAKEVAKKGVVSGDSDRLRLNSADNVDKAAQELQNQVNELAAKRLVEMRALYQGLLESSIEENQKRLRKKANGVVTIPAEIQKLLDSIQDETERQFAYFAYLKNDTLSGDDLIRAGRELKNETYESRIEKEREKIRRELEAARLEKTIIDKVVTENKTLSEIRSVATEEIVGEKIRQKSLKIIMSAITARGFIVDKKNIKIKRDTNEVILVGLKASGEKAEFHVFLDGKFIYDFRGYEGQACQKDIQPFLNDLEEVYGLHVTKTQEIWSNPDKISSMKYQTVKTNTNKR